The Catenuloplanes niger genome includes a window with the following:
- a CDS encoding LLM class flavin-dependent oxidoreductase: protein MQFGIFSVGDVTTDPTNGRTPTENERIKAMMQIALKAEEVGLDVFATGEHHNHPFVPSSPTTMLGWIAARTERILLSTATTLITTNDPVKIAEDYAMLQHLADGRVDLLMGRGNTGPVYPWFGQDIRTGIPLAIENYGLLRRLWREDVVDWEGKFRTPLQGFTSTPRPLDGVPPFVWHGSIRSPEIAEQAAYYGDGFLHNGIFWPFDHSKRMIEFYRKRFAHYGHGAEDQAIVGVGGQIFMRKNSQDAIDEFRPYFDNAPVYGHGPTLEDFSRETPLTVGSPQQIIERLLSYRTHFGDFQRMMLLIDHAGLPLKTVLEQLDLLGEEVLPVLRKEFAIGRPAHIPDAPTHASLVAAAAAEKKDVLEEVQA from the coding sequence ATGCAGTTCGGGATCTTCTCCGTGGGCGACGTGACCACCGACCCGACGAACGGGCGGACCCCCACGGAGAACGAGCGCATCAAGGCGATGATGCAGATCGCGCTGAAGGCGGAGGAGGTCGGGCTCGACGTCTTCGCGACCGGTGAGCACCACAACCATCCGTTCGTGCCCTCGTCACCGACCACCATGCTCGGCTGGATCGCGGCGCGGACGGAGCGGATCCTCCTCTCCACCGCGACCACGCTGATCACCACGAACGACCCGGTGAAGATCGCCGAGGACTACGCGATGCTGCAGCACCTGGCGGATGGCCGGGTGGACCTGCTGATGGGCCGCGGCAACACCGGCCCGGTCTACCCGTGGTTCGGGCAGGACATCCGCACCGGCATCCCGCTGGCGATCGAGAACTACGGGCTGCTGCGCCGGCTGTGGCGCGAGGACGTCGTCGACTGGGAGGGCAAGTTCCGCACGCCGCTGCAGGGCTTCACGTCCACGCCCCGGCCGCTGGACGGCGTGCCCCCGTTCGTCTGGCACGGCTCGATCCGCAGCCCCGAGATCGCCGAGCAGGCCGCGTACTACGGGGACGGCTTCCTGCACAACGGCATCTTCTGGCCGTTCGACCACTCCAAGCGCATGATCGAGTTCTACCGGAAGCGGTTCGCGCACTACGGCCACGGCGCGGAGGACCAGGCGATCGTCGGCGTCGGCGGCCAGATCTTCATGCGGAAGAACTCGCAGGACGCGATCGACGAGTTCCGGCCGTACTTCGACAACGCGCCGGTCTACGGCCACGGCCCGACGCTGGAGGACTTCAGCCGGGAGACGCCGCTGACCGTGGGCAGCCCGCAGCAGATCATCGAGCGCCTGCTCAGCTACCGCACGCACTTCGGCGACTTCCAGCGGATGATGCTGCTGATCGACCACGCCGGCCTGCCGCTGAAGACCGTCCTGGAGCAGCTCGACCTGCTCGGCGAGGAGGTGCTGCCGGTGCTGCGCAAGGAGTTCGCGATCGGCCGTCCGGCGCACATCCCGGACGCGCCCACGCACGCGTCGCTGGTCGCGGCCGCCGCTGCCGAGAAGAAGGACGTCCTCGAGGAGGTGCAGGCATGA